The genomic DNA GCGCTTTGCGCGCGTCTCCTTCTGAAGCTTCAGCAATGAAGTCCATGGCATCAGGCTCGATCTTTATATTGAAACTTCCTATGCCTCTTTCATTGTCATTTACGGCGTTTGTGACGAGTTGTTTTATATCGTCTTTGCTTAAAGGCAGAAACTGGAATATCATCGACCTTGAAGAAAGCGCGGGAATTATTGAAAAGAAAGGGTTCTGTGTGGAGGCCCCGATAAGGCTTACGTTCCCGCTTTCCACATCAGGTAGAAGAGCGTCCTGCTGGAGTTTATTAAACCTGTGGATCTCGTCAACAAAGAGGATTGTCTTTCCGGATCCTTTGGCCTCTTTTAAAGCGTCTTTAATATCGCTGACGCCTGAAGTGACAGCATTCAGCGCGATAAACAGGGCATTGGTCTTTTTAGCAATAATATGAGCAAGCGCGGTCTTTCCTGTTCCGGGAGGGCCATATAGAATGAGGGATACTATAGAGTCTTTCTCAATAGCTTCTCTAAGCGGCTTGCCTTTGCCGAGGATATGGGACTGCCCCAGAAATTCTTCTAAGGTAACAGGCTGCATCCTCCATGCAAGAGGAGATGTCTTGTCTGACCGGAATAAGTCCATCTTTATAAACCAGTCCTGCGGTATTAAAGTTTCATTCGCAGGGACTCAAAGATGGCCTGTGACAGAAGGGTGTTACACGGGTGGTCTGAATATATCAGTAGCTTTAGATTCTATAGTATCAGCCCCTGTTAAATCTCTCTCCAAATGGTTGATTTTCGAAAGATTGCAACAAGTCAATAAAATATTTAAGAGGCTGAAAAGCTTTATATAACACATACCCGGGAAACCTTAACTGTCAAGACCAAAAAATTTAATATATCCCGCTTCTGCGAGATTTTAAGACCCACCTTGCCGTGCAGGAGTAAACTTGCCTCCCTGTTTATTACAGGTGGGCGCCTTGAAGGCAGGATCAGGCATACTCTCCCGGAAATCCGGGCCGCTCACACTTGCCTTACGCTGGCTCCCAAAAAAGAAAAATTGTCGGAACAAGTTTTTATTCCTTTCACGAACAAGGCAGGCAACTTGCCTTTTGAAATATTATATCATATAAACAGCATTAATATATCTATATAGCTTATATGAGTCCGTAACTCTTTAGTGCCTCTTTCAGCTTCTCTTTATTGGCGCTGCTCATAGAACAAAGAGGCAGCCTGAACTCCTCCTGTATCCTGCCCATCATGCTTAAGGCGGTCTTAACAGGTATGGGGTTTGTCTCAATAAACATGGCTTTATTAAGGGGTTCAAGCCTGAAGTGGATATTCCTGCTTTCTTCCAGCTTCCCGTTATTCCATGCTTTGATCATGTCTGAAACATCTTTGGGCGCTATATTGGCAACAACGGATATTACGCCTTTGCCGCCTAACGCCAGCAATGTAAAAGTTGTGAAGTCATCTCCGGAAAGGACCGTGATATTGTCTCCGCACAGGCGTATCACATCGCTGGCCTGCGCCATATTGCCGGTAGCCTCTTTGATAGCGACCACATTCTCGATCGCAGACAGCCTTGCAACGGTCTCCGGCATGATATTAACAGCTGTGCGTCCCGGGACATTGTATAGGATTATTGGGATATCAACCGTTTTTGCCACCTTCTCATAGTGCTGGAAGATGCCCTCCTGAGTGGGTTTGTTGTAATAAGGGCAAACGAGAAGAGCTCCATCAGCACCGAGCTTTTTTGCCTTGGCAGTCATCTTGATCGTTTCGTCTGTTGAATTGGCGCCGGTGCCGGCTATGACCGGAATTCTCCCGTTGACTACTTGAACAGTATATTCAATAACCCTGTAGTGCTCATCATATTCAAGCGTGGCCGACTCTCCTGTAGTGCCGCAGGGGACTATTGCATCAGTGCCTTCAGCTATATGCCATTCTATAAGTTCGCCCAGGGCTTTTTCATCGACCTTGCCATTTTTAAACGGTGTAACTATTGCAACAATAGAGCCTTTAAACATTTAATTCACCTCTTTTTTAATTTGGTCATTAAGTTTAAGGAATTTTCCGAGTTAGGTCAAGCTGAAAAATTGACACCGGCTCATTAGTTCTGATACCTTTAAACTTAATTATGTTTGATATCGGCACTCAGGAACTGATAATAATCTTTATAGTCGCCCTCATTGTATTCGGCCCGAAGAGGCTGCCTGAACTCGGCAGGACGCTTGGGAAAGGGATAAGGGAGCTGAAGTCAGCCTTAAGCGGCGTGACAGAGAGCATAGATGTGGACGGGGTAGAGGAAGAGATCAGGAAGGCGCGTGAGAATGTTGTGAACAGCCTTATGAAAGAGGGCAAACTCGACCTGGGAGAAAAAGGGGAGGGTAAAGAGCCTGTAAAAGCCGGGGAAGAGCTGAAGGATTCAAGTGATTCAAAATATAAAGAAGAGTCAGGTACCGGCAGGAATGGATAAGATGCCGGTTGCAGAGCATCTGGGAGATCTGAGAAAAAGGATCGTTACTTCGTTAGCCGCTCTTACTATAGCTTTCAGCGTATGTTTTTATTATTCTGAAAACATCTTCAGCATCCTTACAATGCCGCTGCATAACATTCTGAAGTTTTCTTTAAGTGAGCCTTATTTTTCATTTGAACCTACCGGCAATCAGGGAATCGAGCTCTTCTTTTTTGAGCCTGCGGAAGCCTTGTGGATGCACTTTAAGATAGCATTCATCGCCGGGTTTATATTATCTTCGCCTGTTATATTTTATCAGGTCTGGAAGTTCATCTCTCCCGGCCTTTTGTTAAAAGAGAAGAGGTATGCCCTGCCGTTCGTCTTAGTCACCACCTTTCTTTTTTCAGCAGGCGCTCTCTTCTGTTTTATAATCGTCCTTCCGTTTGCAATGAACTTCCTGCTTACTTATAAGACGCAGAATCTGAAGCCGATGCTTTCAGTCGGGAAATATATAGACTTCTGCATGAAATTCATCCTGGGCTTTGGTGTTGTCTTTGAATTGCCGGTGGTTCTGGTCTTTCTTACAAAAATGGGTATAGTGACA from Thermodesulfovibrionia bacterium includes the following:
- the dapA gene encoding 4-hydroxy-tetrahydrodipicolinate synthase, whose product is MFKGSIVAIVTPFKNGKVDEKALGELIEWHIAEGTDAIVPCGTTGESATLEYDEHYRVIEYTVQVVNGRIPVIAGTGANSTDETIKMTAKAKKLGADGALLVCPYYNKPTQEGIFQHYEKVAKTVDIPIILYNVPGRTAVNIMPETVARLSAIENVVAIKEATGNMAQASDVIRLCGDNITVLSGDDFTTFTLLALGGKGVISVVANIAPKDVSDMIKAWNNGKLEESRNIHFRLEPLNKAMFIETNPIPVKTALSMMGRIQEEFRLPLCSMSSANKEKLKEALKSYGLI
- the tatB gene encoding Sec-independent protein translocase protein TatB, which encodes MFDIGTQELIIIFIVALIVFGPKRLPELGRTLGKGIRELKSALSGVTESIDVDGVEEEIRKARENVVNSLMKEGKLDLGEKGEGKEPVKAGEELKDSSDSKYKEESGTGRNG
- the tatC gene encoding twin-arginine translocase subunit TatC; this encodes MDKMPVAEHLGDLRKRIVTSLAALTIAFSVCFYYSENIFSILTMPLHNILKFSLSEPYFSFEPTGNQGIELFFFEPAEALWMHFKIAFIAGFILSSPVIFYQVWKFISPGLLLKEKRYALPFVLVTTFLFSAGALFCFIIVLPFAMNFLLTYKTQNLKPMLSVGKYIDFCMKFILGFGVVFELPVVLVFLTKMGIVTTEFLGKNRKYAILIAFILAAFLTPTPDAFNQTLMAVPIIILYEIGIWASVLLNIKKKTD